The genome window CGGCGCATCGCCGCGCGGTTGCCCGACGCGGCCGTCGAGGACCTGCTCATCCCAAGCTACTCGTACCTCGTGGAGACGCTCTACGACGTGGACTGTGTGGAGCGCATTGTGCGGTACTTCCTGGAAGGCCGGGACGCCGACGAGGGCAATGAGGAGGACGGCAGCGAGGCGGAGACGCCTGGCAGAGATGCTAGCAGACGAGCCATGGTGGCTGTGGGAAGGCTGATGGATTCGTACTTGGGCGAGATCGCGACAGATGCCAACCTGAAGTCGGACAAGTTCTGCGACCTCGCCTGGGCATTGCCGGACAGCGCCCGCGTGTACGGCGACGGCCTTTACCGTGCTGTCGACATCTACCTCAAGGTACGGGAGCATTGAGTCCATGTGAGCTTGTTGTTTGCAGAGTTGCAGTACAATGCCGGTGCTGATGACTGGTCTTGTTCGTCCGTTCTCTGTGCAGGCTCATGCAGGGCTGacggaagaggagaaggagaaggtgagCGGCGTGGTGGACGGGCGCAAACTGACGCTCGAGGCGTGCACACACGCGGCGCAGAACGAACGCTTGCCGCTGCGGACGGTGGTGCAGGTGCTCTTCTTCGAGCAGCTCCAGCTACGCCGAGCCATCGCACGGACGATCATGGCTAATGAAGGGGGAGCGGCAGCGTCAGGGGAGGAAGGCGGTGACAGTGACGGTGGCGGAACGTGGCACGTGGCGGCACGGGGCAACCAGATGCTGCGGCTGGACATGGACAGCATGCGGAACCGGGTGCAGGAGCTTGAGCGCGAGTGCACCAGCATGAGGAAGGTTATCGAGAAGATGGACCGGCGAGGCGGGGCAGCCGTGGACAGAGGAGCACCGTCAGCGGAAGGGAGGTGGGGCTCGATGGTGACGAAGCGGTTTGGGTGCAAGTTCCCAGCGCAGGTCTGCCAATCACAGCAGCGGACGGTGGTGGGACGGCCTCGCCGGCCACGCATTGAGCAGAGCCCCTGAAGCCATTACACATCATAGCTTCCACTTCTTTGTTCTGTTCTCTTGATTCTTTGCTTCGATTTGTGAAAAAAGTTGAGGGTTTTCTCAGCGCGGGATTGTGATTTTTACCATGCTTGATCATTGAATTGCGTAGTAGCCGTGCACAAATTGTAATTGGATGTCATTTTTCTGGCCAATGCATCAAGCCATTATTAGTTGGCTACGCAAATTGTTTCATCCTCCTCTTGCCACTTACAAGTATAGGAATTCACAAGCTTTAGTCAAGAACTTCAGCTACGGCAATGGAGGAAATGCGTGTCAATTGCAGTTGTGGAGGAGAAGGCCCCTCACCAGTAGTCTCAGCAAGCTTGTTGTCCCTGACGACCATCTCGCGGCCGGTGACCTTGGCGATGAGCTTGACCGCGTTGTGGCAGTCCCCGCAGATGCGCAGGTTCTTCGTGACGCGGAGCGGCGTGCCTGGCGGGGTGCTCACCAGCCCGAACGCGATGGCCAGGCGCTCGCTGTGGTACATGAGCGCGCGGGCCTTGGCGTCCTCGTCGATGTCGTGCATGACGTGGCTCGTGTCCGGCACGTACCCCGCCGAGCGGATCTGCTCGTGCAGCCCCCGCACCTTCTCGTACGCCTCCCGCCGCTTCGCCCGAACCGCCGCGTCCTCCTCGTTCCCCTTCCccggctgctgcggcggccacCTCGACGACCCGTCGAGGACGCGCCGCGCGTCGCCGCGGGCGCCGAGCTTGACGTACAGCGTGGCGATCCTGTGCAGGACGGGCGCGGGGATCACGGACCCGGACGTTGAAGAGAGCAGGCGGTGCACTCGCCTGAGCGCGGCCAGCGAGCGTGTGTTGGCGCAGGCCTGGAGCACCGCGGCTTGCTCCTCGGGCCCGAGCtcggccgccgcgccgccgccggagcctTCATGCTGAAGCATTTCGTCGAGCAGGCTAACGGCGGCCTCCGGGCTGAGTTCTTGGCACAGCGTCTGGAGCTCGTCGCGGCCGAAGCTGAAATTTCTGGTCCCCCGCGGGACGGTACTCGCGACGGAGACGGTGGTCCCGGGATGCGCGGAGCAAAGCAGCGTGTGCCTGCGGCCGCGGTGGTGGCGAGACACCGTGGCGGTAGGTCGGCTCAGGCCGCAGATTCCGACACGGGTGGCGCCGTGGCGGCGAGAGTAGGGGAGCCGCGAGCTCGGTGCCGCAGGTCTCTAGGAGACGAGCATGCTAGCCAGTGGTGTGAGTGCGAGGAGCGGGTGGGGACGGGGACGCGCGCAGATATCTTCGTCGGGGAGGCAGCCGCAGCCAGGTAGGCCCATGTGAACAGGCTGATGCTAGTGTTCTGTTGGGCCCAACTCTGTTATGATACAGAAAAGCCGATCCTAGATCAGAAGGCCCAATCTAATTATGTCGACCACTGATACagaaaggtttttttaactgTGAGACCTCATTGAGTATTCAGAATTCATGAATGAACTTTCTGATTCTTATTTGCAATTCTAGATTtctttgatcttgttcttgctcaCTTTTCCGTTGCTTGCATGAATAAAGACCTTAGTTCTCAAGTAGATCATGCTTCGGCGTGATCAATAACACTCTGAAGTTGGTGTATGGATTGCTAAGATGCAACATCTGGTAAGGTCAAGGGGTGGGTGCCCAAATTGCCAGAGGGATAATCATTAAATTTATTATTATGTAATAGTACAGCTtgtaataatataataattgtAGTACCCAATAATATTCTGATAATGTTCTTATGAATATGTACACTAATGTAATGTGAACATGTGTGATTAGGGTATAGCTATAAATAGCTCGTCCTATTTACGTGATAGCATGAACAATTAGTATCCAAAAATACATATTCATCATGTTATGATAGCATGAATTATATCAACTAATACTTGTGCTAACAGTAATAGTCTAATAAATGCAGCTCTGGCAGTTCGCTGACGCTACCGAGCCAAATCTATACACTAATATGAGCAGTGATAGCTTTCCCCTTTGCTACATTTAAAAGAGGGCAACTGAAGGGTGATTCGACTTTCGGCGTCAATTTAGATGGCTCCTCGTTGCCTCTGGCGATCGTTCTGATGTTGGAGGAGGATAGGAGCTACGAGATCGACAGTTCATGTACATATCTATTACTTCTATCTTAAGTTTAGGAAGGTtagtgtcggtgaatcaggaaccaggggtccccgaatctcgaggccaggccagcagtttgccacgtggcgccttcccacGATGATCATCTCCGCGAaatacgaaaagactaagtccgaggagggggtgctcggggccatgaacagtggtccccgagtactcgagttccctgatgatctgcAAAGGCTAAGTGCcggaaagagagtgctcggggtcatgaacagtacccccgagcacccaagtcccccgacgaccagaaaagccgagtaccgggaagtgtgtgctcggggctgcgaacagtggctccccgagcactcaaggacccaaggaagtagttccggaagagagtgctcagggatatgaacagtgacctccgagcactcggttccccgacggcccaagaagtccttcgccggtggcccccacaggggtccagcggtgaggtgttagcctgtgaaaggcccgatgccgcatttaagagggcgcgtggcctgtcacccccaactgctcctgccacgctcggtgtcagttcctgccacatcctagcaggagggcgtggggacatttaatacacGGGTctcatcccgcgtcatccggcgcgcctcgggatagcatcgcaaggcccaaggcgccccgcctgccaccctgctgtgtcaggcgaacaagaccgggcgggcacgcggggctgctctgtcgctgcccggtgggccctctccatagcgcccgttgccaacgccatcatgacaaccaagacagggcgggggcgcgttttcaaccccccgtcacatcgcgcagcagcccatgatgactgcctttccatttatggtgatttggaactcgtgccctctctTTCGGGGCATgttaccgccggcgagtatttaagagagccggcgggcacggacaaaagagaggttttttGGAGAGAGGCTATCAGAGACTCGGATATACATTCTCAGAGGCTGAAGAATCCAGAacgaagacagaagaacacctCAGTataagcatagaagctgagaccaccgaagaacaacgagcccaaagctctaggatagacaaacattcttgcaaccagcaacattcctgagagacattctcagggcatttatagcatccacacaggagtagggtattacgctcagtgcggcccgaacctgtctaaaaaccttcagtgcatttacttctttctgcattagatcattccatctcacctgccatcgcatttacacccatttatttctccagcaaacatattcagaatcatccccccagccgaatctcaaaaaggggtccctccgataggagttcaccctccgacatgaCGACCGAGTTCGGGCTAAGGTGCGCCagttggatcccgaacgtgtcgaggatctggaggaagaaggttgagaacggcggcaccagcccgacCGCCACAAAGGAAACAAAGATGACGATGCGCTCTGGCCGGTCTGtgaccggcgggaagctcgccggtgccaccaccgaggcctcccgctggccctcAGGCACCATCAACTTGCGGACCTTGTCCACCCCCTCTTCGTTGACGATTCTTGATTCCGGCAGTATgctgtcgggtgtcttgtcgcgACGGCTGCCTCCCGCTCTCGGCATTGTGTCGGGGTGGGGGATATGCTGAAACGGTAGGGGAAGAAGGGTGCGCTATTCGCCTAAGGGAAGGCAAGAGCtctggagcgcaaggaagaagaagaaggctcgATCCCGAAAATAgcgtaaaggggcaacggttcgctccccttctccttttataccccaggatttcaaacgacgcctgCTGCGGCGCGCTCGGCAAGACGAACTTCCTCGGccggcgcaaccgccaggcgaatctacCTCGGGCCGCGCAGATGTCAGCAGTCGTCAGGCGCACTTCCCTCGATCTGCGTAGTCGCCACGCACGCCgtctgcctcgttatcacgcgccgcccgcctcgttatcacccGCATCGGCAGTCGGCTGAACGCGTGTCCGTTCGgatccccgttgggccgtaccagaagcctgggccgGAGAGGCCAACGCCTAAAAGCACGCCACATAgcgtcggtgctgggttcggcctcgataaAGACGAAGGCCCCATTTGCAGtttctgggccatcgcctgccaatgggcctgggggctgctgtcggtgaatcaggaaccagggatccccgaatcccgaggccaggccagtagTTTGCCACGTGGTATcttcccgcggggatcatcccAGCGAGATACGAAAAGAAtaagtcccgggagggggtgctcggggccatgaacagtggtccccaagtacacgagttctccgatgatctgcgaagaccaagtgccgggaagagagtgctcggggtcatgaacagtggccccccgaacacccaagtcccccaacgaccagaaaagccgagtaccgggaagggggtgctcggggctgcaaacagtggcccatgagcacccgagtaccccgaggacccaaggaagtagttccggaagagagtgctcagggatatgaacagtgaccccgagcactcggttccccgacggcccaagaagtccttcgccggtggtccccacaggggtccagcggtgaggtgtcagcctgtgaaaggcccgatgccgcatttaagagggcgcgtggcctgtcacccccaactgctcctgccacgctcggtgtcagttcctgtcaCATCCTGataggagggcgtggggacatttaatgcacgggtcccatcccgcgtcatccggcgcgcctcgggatagcatcgcaaggcccaaggtgccccgcctgccaccctgttgtgtcaggcgaacaagacagggcgggcacgagGGGCTGCTCTGtcgctgcccggtgggccctctccacggcgcccgttgccaacgccatcatgacgaccaagacagggcgggggcgcgttttcaacctcCCATCAcgtcgcgcagcagcccataatgattgcctttccatttatggtgatttggaactcgtgccatctctttcagggcacgttaccgccggcgagtatttaagagagccggctGGTACGgacaaaagagaggttttttGGAGAGAGGCTATCAGAGACTCGGATACACATTCTCATAGGCTGAAGAATCCAGAGCGAAGACAGAAGAAtacctcagtacaagcacagaagctgagaccaccgaaaaacaaggagcccgaagctctaggatagacaaacgttcttgtaaccagcaacattccttagagatattctcagggcatttatagcatccacacaggagtagggtattacgcttagtgcggcccgaatctgtctaaaaacctcaagtgcatttacttctttctgcattagatcattccatcccacctgccatcgcatttacacccatttatttctccagcaaacatattcagaatcatccccccagccgaatctcaaaaaggggtccctccagatctctgcgataggagttcaccctccgacagttaGGATTAGGTTTGGCCATTGCGAAAGCATCGTGTAGTCCATCGGTGATGACGGCGTCTCCATCTAGGGTTTAGTCCCTCTTCGCTAACTTCGGTGACGATGACATCTCTTGCAATGGTCGAAAGAGGTTAGTTCTGCTCCGTCTTTTGGCGAAGGAGATACAGCTTTTGTTTGTCCCCAAGTTTGGTTTGTGATTTTTGGGCTGGTGACGTTGTCCCTAACAGCGAAATGGTTTTCTGTTCAGATTAGGTTGGAGCTTATACGACGAGTCGTCGTAGAGCTTCTTCTAGGCTATTGCTCCTGCTTGAAGGTTGTGGCGCAAGTTCCCTTTCTCGTCTAGCGAGGTGGCGACCGATGCTCAGTCAGTGGTTTAGATGCGTCCTAGTGGAGCTACGGCGTTGGATGATGCAACATTTTTCAAGGTTTGGAGCCTTTTGTTGGGGAGGAAGTGGAGCTAACTCCGGTGCCAGAGGTCGTCTATGATAATGGCGATCGGAGAAATTGAGCTCGTTGTTGGAGAAGACCCACAAAGACtttaatgtattttttatttttcttagggTTTTTGTTGCAAAATAGGGATGTATTGCGCTACTTTATTAATATAAATCCATccctttgaaaaaaaatctacacaTTAATACTCCCTTTAATCATAAATATTTGTGGTTTATGACTTTTTCGTGATTTTTGACGTGcaactttgaccattattttctattgaaatatagttataatatctaataaaaatatggtatgatgaaaatatttttatagacaAATCTATATGTGTGATTTTTTActttctaaactaaataaacTATTGATGGTTAAAGTATtaaaaatttaactaaattttGATCAAATGACAAATATTTATGATCCGATTGATGGTTTAGGTGGAGGCGCGTTGTCACTGAATAGAGATGGCCGCATCAGGCAACGCCACGCCATAATGGCCATTTGTGGAGTCTTTGAGAAGATCGAGACACTCTGACACCATGATGGTCTTCCCGTCACCACGACGTGTACAAAACGAGCACCTGCCTAACGTCGCTGCATCATTGGTTACGCGGTACGCCAACGAGCGACCGGCTCGCGCGCCTGATCTGCCGACGCGGCACCACCCGTTGCTATCTAGGGGCTAAACTGATGAGGGGGCTCAGCTCAGTCAGCCCTCACATCATAGCGTCACGATCACTGAAGAATGGACGCGTCATGGAAGCTGGCATGGCAATCCGGAGGTGGAAAAGGTCAGGAAAGCAACAAAGAAAATGTCTCAAACATTTTGGTTGTCACGAACTAGCTTAGCTGGTTAAGATGCGTATGGTATTTGTCTATCTAGATATATGAGTCTCGAGAGTGGGTACGAATGCATGCATATAAAGGAAATGTTAGACTTAAAAAGGATAGATTCCGCATATACTCCATCTTTGTATTGGATCAATATAAGAATATCCTTCCTAAATTTCTATCCAAACCTATTGATCATTAATTTTTATCCAAATCAGGTTTCTATTGATGTCTTTAATAACATATAGTTTCCTATAGACAAGGagcaaagaagagaaaaaaatgaattttgttttggattatttatatatatgtgtatgtatatatatacatatatgtatgtatatatatacacatgtatatacatatatatgtatatacatgtttatatgTGTGtctatacacacacacacacacacacacacatatatatatatatatatatatatatatatatatatatatatatatgtcgtTATGTTGGTATAAAGACAATAAGTTTTTTTTCGATTCAAGCGACACAGTCAGTGCAAAACAGGCATGTTTTTTCTTGGAGAACGTGCGTGGAGTACAACATTCCAACCGAGTTTCTACGGTACTTTGGACTGAAAAACAAGTGGCACCAAACGGCAACACACCAAAATGAAATGGAAAGCTAATACTCGCGATATGAAATACAACCCTACTGCCAAGGACATATCCATCGGACTAACTCAACGACCTAATCCACCTCCTGCAGCGACTCCTCCGGGCAAGAAGCTCCACGAACTTGGAAGCATCGTGGTTAGCATACGGACTAACGCATTACAACGGACGCGTCGTGGAAGCTGTCAATCGAGAAAGGGGGGAAATAACGAAACGTCTCAAATGTTTTGGCTGTGATGAGGAGAAGAGTGAGCTAGATTACTTAGGATGAGGATGTATGGGTGATCTGTTACTGGCTTTTCAGGTTTCGAATGGTTCCCATTCGGCGTCTCCTGCATTATTGGTACGTGCCAATCAACAACGACAACGATATCTAGGTCTATGCGTTCAAGTTGGCCACGATGGTCAGATAATTAGCAGTGTACAGAATGAGCTTGTGTTCCTTGCGTGGTGCACGTAGTGGCACGTCTGCTACGCTGTTTGAAAACACATTTTGTTTCGAGCTGACGACATTAAACTACTGCCCTGTGGCATCTGTAAAGAAACGTAGGACCAGATCTGTCACTTTTAAACGAGTCATAAGCAAGTCGATGAACAATCTCGTTATATGATCTTAGCTCTTACCATCATTACTTACAAAGTAGAAAGCACATCTTTATCAGTACTCCATTATCCACGCCGATAAAATTATCATTTGTAAGCGGGCTCGAGTCCGCGAAGCTGATCAAGAACTGAAGGGAATTTTCCGAGTAAACCAATACTGATTTGTAGGAAGATATAACTTCACATGTATTTATGTACATATGACTTATTCCGTCTATCTATTTTATTCACATAATATTCATCTATCGGTtagttttttatataatttatgatttatttttaaattatttctacacgaatctcaatataaataaattgtCAAACAACACCCACAGTGTGGGACTGAACCAATGTCTGAAAACCAGTTTCAGCTTTTGGCATCGGTGCTGGCCACTGTGGTATGTGATGCCTAGAAAAATATCCCTGGCATCGATACAAGTCCAAGCTTCGGTGCCTACCGATAAAGATGAGCTGTGAGCCCAAAGGTAAGTGTAATAAGAGGGGAAGATAGAACAtgataagaaataaaaatatggCATTCAATATCACACAAGTAAGTGTAATAAGAGGGGAAGATAGAACATGATaagagataaaaatatgatatccAATTAAATTGTAGATCCTGATTACGAAAATAACAGTGATGCGTACAAAAAACTGCAACGAAAGAAAACTAGCATCGGTTTGATGTGACAATGACGTGAATTTTCAAGTCTATACTGTGGCTGACCTTAATACGACGTGCGTCCGGATAGGATAGTGGAAATTTCCGTTACTCGTGGTCTTCAGAGCTACTACAGATTTGATTTCCGTAAACGTTGAGAAGTCTCATCTTTATGTTATGTATGGAGTCTCACTAGAGTTAGCTCTAACCACAATTCTATCTATTTGACTTAGGGGAGGCTGAGATTTAAAGATGCAGCTACTTCATTTTTGAAAGGCAGTAGCTACTGGATAACAATTTTAAAAAACTTGTTTGTCAAAGATGGTTGGAGACGAAAGGGAGGAGACTTGCAAATGCTTACTCGATGGATAAATGGTATGACAGCCTCTGTGACACTAGGCAATTTATAAGAGGTGGCACAGACAACAAAGTGGTGAACAGAACAAACTCAAAAAGGACCTGCTATCTTAGCTCACTGCTCTTGATGACAAAGCAGACTCTAAAGGCTTATCCAGGGTGGATTGGGAAAGTAGATACAGACTAGAAGGTGACCTGGAAAAAATTATCTTCATGGAGTAGATTTTCTGGAAGCAGAAATGTAGAACAACCATAATTAAAGAAAGtgataataataccatatttttcCATTTACTAGCCAAtgagagaagaaggaagaacttgatCATATCTATGGAGACTGATCAAGGTCATATATCCTCCCAAACACAACTCATAGATCACATCTATGACTTCTACAAGAAACTTTTTGGAGCTGACTCAAGAGAGGGTCTAAGGTTAACTGATTCCTTCTAGGATAACCATAGTAGTTTGCCAACTGAGGTAATTGGTACCTTGGTCCAGCCTTTCTCTGCCAAAGAAATTGAAAATGCTTTCACGGATATGAAAGATGACTCTGCACCTGGGCCCAATGGATTCACAACCACTTTTTTCAAAGTATTCTGAGAATATATCAAAGATGACATCTTGGATATGTTCAAGGATCTGTATGCTGGAAGGCTCGATCTTAAGAGGCTCAACTATGAGGTGATAACTTTGGTTTATAAAGTTAAAGATGCCAACACCATTAAGTAATTCAGATCTATCTGTCTCCTCAATGTGGATTTCAAAGGTTTCACCAAAGTACTTACCAATAAGCTCACTCCAGTAGCAAAGTAGGTTATTGGACCAAGTCAAACAGCTTTCATCAAGGGGAGAAATATCCTGGAGGGAGTGGTAACTCTTCATGAAGTTATCCATGAGCTAAAAAGAACAAAGAAACAAGGATTGTTGGTTAAGATAGATTTTGAAAAAGCCTataacaaggtaaaatggagcTACCTTGAAGAGGTCATGCAAGGGAAAGGGTTTCCCGCATGTGAATTGATTGGGTTATGCAATCTGTCGAGGGATACAGAGTGTGCATTACCATTAACGGCCAAAGAGGATCTTTCTTCAGAACCTACCAGGGTCTAAGGCAGGGtgactgtcggtgacatgggaaccgggggtccccgagtcctgaggccaggacagcagagtgccacgtggcgccctccctcggggattatctccccgaggtccgagaagaccaagttccgggagagggtgctcggggccatgaacagtggtccccgagtacccgagttccctgaggaccggAGCAGACACAGTTTCGGGAGaagacgctcggggccatgaacagtggtccctgagtacctgagttccccgagaacccgagcagacacagttccgagagagggcgctctaggccatgaacagtggtccccgagttccctgaggattGAGAAatggcatatccgggagagagtgctcggggctatgaacagtagtctcagagcacccagagttccccgaggacttgagaagccccttgccggtggaccccacaagggctcagcggtgaggtttCAATTGGTGAGAgccccgatgctgcatttaagggggagcatgacctgtcacttccaaccactctccccacgcctgctgtcagtccctgccactgcctggcagggaggcgtggggacatttaatgcgacgagtcccatcgcgcgtcattcGACGCGCATCGGGATACCGTCGCTGAGCTCGAGGCATATCacctgccgccctactgtgttaggcttgctctgaccggacgggcacgcAGGGCTactcagtggctgcccggtgggccctccctgctccATCCGCTAAAAAGTGGCATGATGACAACAGGAcaggacgggggcgcgttttcaaccccccgtaacgTCAAGCTGTAacctatgatggttgctttccatttatggtgccttgggactcgcgccatcctttctgggcacgccaggccgccCTGACGGGATATAAGAAGGGGTGGGCACCCCGGAGATGGACAGCTTCTTCAGGACCAAGTCTTATGAAAGCCTTGAAGTCAGACGAGCTGGagaagatcaagacaagctaaCACAAGAGatacacgaagctctagacttagacagaaatccttgtaatacaagagatcctcagagaggcattcacAAGTATctatagcatacacataggagtagggtattacactacgtgcgg of Phragmites australis chromosome 3, lpPhrAust1.1, whole genome shotgun sequence contains these proteins:
- the LOC133910782 gene encoding uncharacterized protein LOC133910782, with the protein product MPRAGGSRRDKTPDSILPESRIVNEEGVDKRPAAPSSRLPYSRRHGATRVGICGLSRPTATVSRHHRGRRHTLLCSAHPGTTVSVASTVPRGTRNFSFGRDELQTLCQELSPEAAVSLLDEMLQHEGSGGGAAAELGPEEQAAVLQACANTRSLAALRRVHRLLSSTSGSVIPAPVLHRIATLYVKLGARGDARRVLDGSSRWPPQQPGKGNEEDAAVRAKRREAYEKVRGLHEQIRSAGYVPDTSHVMHDIDEDAKARALMYHSERLAIAFGLVSTPPGTPLRVTKNLRICGDCHNAVKLIAKVTGREMVVRDNKLAETTGEGPSPPQLQLTRISSIAVAEVLD